In Desulfovibrio gilichinskyi, a genomic segment contains:
- a CDS encoding MFS transporter, with product MKLKFDFFWRESLLGCSKGEKQTAQAVLGAAFFSTFGVGAFTFAMSVNAQSSGLSPAWLGLAFSGYFLARLILAPLAGYGADFVGPIPLLLAATGAGTFIPALYSFSQSPETLGIIQICLGFCSGIVKPVTMSLLGGCVPKNKRGRLFGAYNTCLYTALILGPLAGGLAINIQKGIGPLSLALPGIGMGFTFLFFIRAKATSPIHSTMAKSVKTGAPWRNLNFLALLLAVMGRTVGSSVIITFLPRLINERFGLSGIIAGILFALPNIAIILGMPLTSRWADIRDKTGLTFLGMGICAACLFGFGLSLPMWGFACLAVTMGLGSALSLPASMSLAADMGSAKGSIMGIFLGAANLGFVIGPSLAGFAAENGSMTDAFELSALFSGLCLLPTFVIMSKKMYAD from the coding sequence GTGAAACTAAAATTCGATTTTTTCTGGCGTGAAAGTTTATTGGGATGTTCCAAGGGTGAAAAACAAACGGCTCAAGCAGTTCTCGGGGCAGCTTTTTTTTCAACTTTCGGAGTTGGAGCTTTCACGTTTGCCATGTCTGTCAACGCCCAGTCTTCAGGGCTTTCCCCTGCATGGCTCGGACTTGCGTTTTCAGGATACTTCCTTGCCCGCCTGATCCTTGCGCCTCTTGCCGGTTACGGTGCGGATTTTGTCGGTCCTATCCCGCTCCTTCTTGCGGCGACTGGAGCCGGAACTTTTATCCCCGCTCTTTATTCATTCTCCCAATCCCCAGAGACACTTGGTATTATTCAGATTTGCTTAGGATTTTGCTCAGGCATAGTAAAACCCGTAACCATGTCCCTTTTAGGAGGATGTGTACCTAAAAATAAACGTGGCCGATTATTCGGAGCCTACAATACCTGCTTATATACAGCTCTTATTCTCGGCCCGTTAGCCGGAGGCTTGGCCATAAATATTCAAAAAGGTATAGGGCCGTTGTCTCTTGCACTACCAGGTATCGGGATGGGATTTACTTTTCTTTTTTTCATTCGTGCTAAAGCGACTTCACCTATTCATTCAACAATGGCAAAATCTGTAAAAACAGGAGCGCCATGGCGCAACCTGAACTTTCTGGCCCTGCTGTTAGCGGTCATGGGGAGAACCGTAGGATCATCGGTGATCATTACTTTTTTGCCACGGCTCATCAACGAACGGTTCGGACTTAGCGGAATTATTGCAGGAATTCTTTTCGCGCTTCCCAATATTGCCATCATTTTAGGCATGCCTTTGACCAGCAGGTGGGCTGACATACGTGATAAAACAGGGCTGACATTTTTAGGCATGGGCATATGTGCAGCCTGTCTGTTCGGCTTCGGCCTGTCTCTGCCCATGTGGGGATTTGCATGCCTTGCGGTGACAATGGGTCTCGGGTCAGCTCTTTCACTGCCTGCTTCCATGTCCCTGGCTGCTGATATGGGATCTGCGAAAGGGTCCATCATGGGAATATTTCTCGGAGCAGCCAATCTAGGATTTGTTATCGGTCCAAGCCTCGCCGGATTCGCCGCAGAAAATGGAAGTATGACTGATGCTTTTGAGCTGAGTGCGCTTTTCAGCGGATTGTGCCTTCTGCCCACTTTCGTGATAATGAGCAAAAAAATGTATGCAGACTGA